Proteins from one Bifidobacterium sp. ESL0732 genomic window:
- a CDS encoding family 78 glycoside hydrolase catalytic domain produces MIQILINDRVNPVDLACGSSPVLRWRENGSKAGARDVDAYQVVVASTSAKAAAGVGDIWDSGKVLDDGFEGVPLDGVRIVPGKRYWATVRLWRENAEPADRFGTASGDESGWAAPATFGTWPGSQWQAAPIWADTSNIPEHTGNSRGWAFLRTEITLPNKPILWASLYATGASTRPARQFVYRMWANDSFVGCGPVFPISDEARVDGYNVTASLHPGANAMGVLAYTLEDQRFAAQLDVAFTDGEVRHYTTDSRWKAMPGTGVYPDSASIGTQYFEAPAENINSWDYPFGFASSGFDDSAWSDAVEKPDFRKLEPTPTDKLQLCHHGPVAVSSLPDGGMVLDFGGVQIGGVRVRSRCRSSLELDIRYGEVRNDDGTVKYRLNTSNVYEDCWHIEGIGDNHESRTETDNALETWGVRVFRYVELHSVGSDGLNVSDLLDSGQLDVESSALVYPKTTDEASFHSSNQMLNDVWSLCARTIDACNGSIYADSWTRERAPYEADAWIQQQCHFALDDAPTLARYTVDYLITNRTWPTEWPMYLILAVYDWWMHTGDSSQVSAEYTRLKTLLPQRFWNEEFGLIVKDPGESSHRDGDLVDWPQSERDGFVFGRVNTVINALASQAYADMAVLAWTVGEDDDGELFDTRSKRIRKAINMWLYDETQGAYCDGLTDVPAEGNTVPDQASMESCRIKHCSLHASAFVLEFGEVPEGRLPKVTDYLRSRGMACSVYVAAVYLDGLYRAGYGEDADALIAAKLGERTWGNMVRKQGGGTMEAWDSGLKPNLTYSHPWSASPVYLLPEGMLGIRPLEPGCRTFMVMPQLGDMSEAEAKVPVRSGTIGVRCKRVNSGMVSLSDPIGFVDPTPSGCLQLTIDVPSGCVAEVVLPPQSQGAVDMVLVDGHPSPTMSVDEPMCNEAGVHYPPGSMVLYELGPGHHEVRSIALS; encoded by the coding sequence GTGATACAAATTCTCATCAACGATAGGGTAAATCCGGTTGATCTGGCTTGTGGTTCGTCCCCGGTGCTCCGGTGGCGTGAAAACGGGAGCAAGGCCGGGGCTCGGGATGTTGACGCATATCAGGTCGTCGTTGCGAGCACCTCGGCAAAGGCCGCCGCGGGTGTCGGCGACATCTGGGACAGCGGCAAGGTGCTTGACGACGGTTTCGAAGGCGTGCCGCTGGATGGAGTCCGGATCGTACCCGGCAAAAGGTATTGGGCCACGGTTCGTTTGTGGCGCGAAAACGCAGAGCCTGCGGATAGATTCGGCACCGCCTCTGGTGACGAATCCGGGTGGGCTGCTCCCGCCACATTCGGAACATGGCCCGGTTCGCAGTGGCAAGCGGCACCGATCTGGGCCGATACCTCAAATATCCCTGAACACACTGGCAACTCTCGTGGATGGGCTTTCCTCCGTACTGAAATCACGTTGCCCAATAAACCGATATTGTGGGCCAGCCTATATGCCACGGGAGCCTCTACGCGTCCGGCCAGGCAGTTTGTCTATCGGATGTGGGCCAACGATTCGTTCGTCGGCTGCGGCCCGGTGTTCCCGATCAGCGATGAAGCGCGCGTTGACGGCTATAACGTTACGGCTTCGCTGCATCCGGGAGCCAACGCGATGGGCGTGCTCGCGTATACGCTCGAAGACCAGCGCTTTGCCGCCCAACTCGATGTCGCATTTACCGATGGTGAAGTGCGTCATTACACTACTGATTCCAGATGGAAGGCCATGCCCGGCACCGGTGTCTATCCCGACAGCGCTTCGATAGGGACACAATATTTCGAAGCTCCCGCTGAAAACATCAATTCATGGGATTATCCGTTCGGTTTCGCCTCTTCTGGATTCGACGATTCCGCATGGTCTGATGCCGTCGAAAAGCCTGATTTCAGAAAGCTTGAGCCGACCCCGACCGACAAATTGCAGCTGTGCCATCACGGGCCGGTTGCCGTTTCTTCGTTGCCGGACGGGGGAATGGTGCTTGATTTCGGCGGCGTGCAGATCGGTGGAGTGCGGGTGCGCTCGCGTTGCCGGAGTTCGTTGGAATTGGACATCCGATACGGCGAGGTGCGCAACGACGACGGGACGGTGAAATATCGTCTCAACACCTCCAATGTCTATGAGGATTGCTGGCATATCGAAGGAATCGGCGATAACCATGAAAGCCGAACCGAGACCGATAACGCGTTGGAAACGTGGGGAGTACGTGTTTTTCGCTATGTGGAGCTTCATAGTGTGGGCAGCGATGGCTTGAACGTGTCCGATTTGCTGGACTCGGGGCAACTCGACGTCGAATCGTCGGCTCTGGTCTATCCGAAGACGACCGATGAAGCGAGTTTCCATTCATCAAACCAGATGCTCAACGACGTCTGGTCGCTCTGCGCTCGCACCATCGATGCCTGCAACGGCAGCATCTACGCGGATTCCTGGACGCGTGAGCGCGCACCTTACGAAGCCGATGCGTGGATTCAGCAGCAATGCCATTTTGCGCTTGATGACGCTCCGACGCTGGCTCGCTATACCGTCGACTATCTCATCACCAACCGCACTTGGCCCACCGAATGGCCGATGTACCTGATTCTTGCTGTCTACGATTGGTGGATGCATACCGGCGACTCCTCTCAGGTGAGTGCCGAGTACACGCGTCTTAAAACCCTTCTGCCGCAACGCTTCTGGAACGAGGAGTTCGGTCTGATTGTCAAAGATCCGGGCGAATCGAGCCATAGGGACGGCGACTTGGTCGACTGGCCGCAAAGCGAGCGCGACGGTTTCGTTTTCGGCCGCGTCAATACCGTCATCAACGCCTTGGCGTCGCAGGCGTACGCCGATATGGCGGTTTTGGCTTGGACCGTCGGCGAAGATGACGACGGCGAATTATTCGACACCCGCTCAAAACGTATCCGCAAGGCCATCAATATGTGGCTTTACGACGAGACGCAGGGCGCATATTGCGACGGCCTTACCGACGTGCCGGCCGAAGGCAACACTGTTCCGGATCAAGCTTCGATGGAATCTTGTCGTATCAAGCATTGCTCGCTGCACGCGTCCGCGTTCGTGCTCGAGTTCGGTGAAGTTCCGGAAGGCAGACTGCCCAAAGTAACTGATTATCTGCGCTCACGAGGCATGGCCTGCAGCGTCTACGTGGCGGCGGTCTATCTGGACGGGCTGTATCGTGCCGGTTATGGTGAGGACGCGGACGCGCTTATCGCTGCAAAATTGGGTGAACGGACCTGGGGTAACATGGTCCGCAAGCAAGGCGGCGGCACAATGGAGGCTTGGGATTCAGGGCTGAAGCCGAACCTCACCTATTCCCATCCATGGTCGGCCTCCCCGGTCTATCTCCTGCCGGAGGGGATGCTGGGTATCCGTCCGCTTGAACCCGGCTGCCGCACGTTCATGGTCATGCCGCAGCTCGGCGATATGAGTGAGGCCGAAGCGAAGGTGCCGGTGCGTTCGGGTACTATCGGCGTGCGGTGCAAGCGGGTCAATAGCGGCATGGTCTCGTTGAGCGATCCAATCGGTTTTGTGGACCCCACCCCTAGCGGTTGCCTGCAGCTGACCATCGACGTGCCGTCGGGTTGCGTGGCCGAGGTTGTTCTGCCGCCACAGAGCCAAGGGGCCGTGGACATGGTGCTCGTTGACGGACATCCGAGCCCGACCATGTCAGTCGATGAGCCCATGTGCAACGAGGCAGGCGTTCACTATCCGCCGGGCTCGATGGTCCTCTACGAACTTGGCCCCGGCCATCATGAGGTGCGCAGCATCGCTCTTTCGTAG
- a CDS encoding carbohydrate ABC transporter permease, giving the protein MSTQAVAPQLAEAGAVAPEIPFNKKRKSPLKIVGTIIGYIAMIAVAAFTLLPFFWMILSSLKPNNEVYTVPIKWFPSVWQWHNYAAIWTKSNMTTWILNTLFFAIIVTALQVFTGSFAAYGFSKIPFRGHNVLFLIYIATMAVPWQAYMIPQFKMIAAVGLSDTRWSIILLQAFGAFGVFMMKQFYDTIPEDLSEAARLDGLSEFGIYWKIVLPLSGPSIAALAIITFTNTWNDYMGPLIYLRSANLWTIQIGLKQFISQYNADYAMIMTGSVISVLPIIIVFLIGQKQFIEGIATSGMKG; this is encoded by the coding sequence ATGTCTACGCAAGCAGTAGCTCCTCAATTGGCTGAGGCTGGTGCGGTGGCACCTGAGATCCCCTTCAACAAGAAGCGCAAGTCCCCGTTGAAGATCGTTGGCACGATTATTGGTTATATCGCCATGATCGCGGTTGCGGCGTTCACTCTGTTGCCGTTCTTCTGGATGATTCTTTCGTCCCTGAAGCCCAACAACGAAGTCTATACGGTTCCGATCAAGTGGTTCCCGTCGGTATGGCAGTGGCATAATTACGCGGCCATCTGGACGAAGTCCAACATGACCACGTGGATTCTGAACACTCTGTTCTTCGCGATTATCGTCACGGCCTTGCAGGTGTTCACCGGTTCGTTCGCCGCCTACGGCTTCTCAAAGATTCCGTTCCGTGGCCACAACGTCCTGTTCCTGATCTACATCGCGACGATGGCTGTGCCGTGGCAGGCCTATATGATTCCGCAGTTCAAGATGATTGCGGCGGTCGGACTGTCCGACACCCGTTGGTCGATTATCTTGCTGCAGGCGTTCGGCGCGTTCGGCGTGTTCATGATGAAACAGTTCTACGACACGATACCGGAGGACCTGTCGGAAGCGGCCCGTCTCGATGGTTTGAGCGAATTCGGCATCTACTGGAAGATCGTGCTTCCGCTTTCCGGCCCGTCCATCGCGGCGTTGGCGATCATCACCTTCACCAACACCTGGAATGACTACATGGGCCCGTTGATCTACTTGCGCTCCGCAAACCTGTGGACCATCCAGATCGGCCTCAAGCAGTTCATCTCCCAGTACAACGCTGATTATGCGATGATCATGACCGGCTCCGTCATTTCGGTGCTCCCGATCATCATCGTCTTCCTCATCGGTCAGAAGCAGTTCATCGAAGGCATCGCAACCTCCGGCATGAAGGGCTGA
- a CDS encoding sugar ABC transporter permease: MSDSSSSDVAAVGADLAAVGEAGAVEARNKPPEPQRQKGGKMDAKAISHRNLRNGLIFISPNFIGFILLTLLPVLSLFYIAFTKWSAFGMPVFNGLVNWVRLVHDRIFWQTVWHTFYYSLVHIPLTLAIAFGLAVLLNSKLKGRGFFRTVAFMPYVTSMVAAAQVWSMLFDPKSGPINQFLKIFVGDGNVPGWLGSTKWAMPAVIIVGTWREVGYYMILLLAGLQTIPSELYEAAELDGANGWKRFWHVTVPCMRPTLFFVMVTLTIGSFKILDLTLIMTDGGPGTTTEVLAQYIYSVAFDNGDYGYASAVSLVLLFICMVVTLIQFWYNNSKED; this comes from the coding sequence ATGTCGGATTCTTCTAGTTCGGATGTTGCCGCGGTGGGTGCCGATCTCGCCGCAGTGGGGGAGGCGGGTGCCGTCGAGGCGCGTAACAAACCGCCGGAACCACAACGGCAAAAGGGCGGAAAAATGGATGCGAAGGCGATTTCGCATCGTAATCTGCGCAATGGCCTGATTTTCATTTCGCCGAACTTCATCGGCTTTATCCTGCTGACGCTTTTGCCGGTGCTTTCGCTCTTCTATATCGCGTTCACCAAATGGTCGGCGTTCGGTATGCCGGTGTTCAACGGCCTGGTCAACTGGGTTCGTCTGGTTCATGACCGCATCTTCTGGCAGACCGTGTGGCACACGTTCTACTACTCTCTGGTGCACATTCCGCTGACGTTGGCGATTGCCTTCGGCCTGGCGGTGTTGCTCAACTCCAAGCTCAAGGGCCGTGGCTTCTTCCGCACGGTCGCCTTCATGCCCTATGTCACCTCGATGGTGGCGGCGGCGCAGGTCTGGTCCATGCTTTTTGACCCGAAGTCCGGCCCGATCAACCAGTTCCTGAAGATTTTCGTTGGCGACGGCAACGTGCCTGGATGGCTCGGTTCGACCAAATGGGCAATGCCCGCGGTCATCATCGTCGGTACCTGGCGTGAAGTCGGCTACTACATGATTCTTCTTCTGGCTGGGTTGCAGACGATTCCCAGTGAGTTGTATGAGGCAGCTGAGCTGGATGGTGCGAACGGCTGGAAGCGGTTCTGGCACGTCACGGTTCCGTGCATGCGGCCGACACTGTTCTTCGTCATGGTCACATTGACCATTGGCTCGTTCAAGATCTTGGACCTGACATTGATTATGACGGATGGCGGGCCTGGAACGACCACAGAAGTGCTGGCCCAGTACATCTACTCGGTAGCCTTCGACAACGGCGATTACGGCTATGCTTCGGCAGTGTCTTTGGTGCTGCTGTTCATCTGCATGGTGGTCACGCTAATTCAGTTCTGGTACAACAATTCGAAGGAGGACTAA
- a CDS encoding extracellular solute-binding protein, whose protein sequence is MKVSRPVGALAAVSALAMLLAGCGGGGGNAQKSGASDANAFDKNAKTEITMGGWSLKMTPEFQKLVDGFEAEYPNVTIKLKEYSADDYDKQLTADISAGAQPDVFPLKNTVKYNTYAKSQGLADISDIAKKFADHKNFDDSMYKTKDGKYYALPYRADHWVLFYNKDMFKKAGVKTPDATWTWNDYTKAGEELKKKLPDAGYDANTVYPMYQHNWQSVVQSFALAQAGQPAEKTYLKGQFGYMKPFYERALKWQNEKLTIDYNTSFTNKVQYQAQFGTQKAAMMPMGTWYAASFLSQQKTGDAQKFDWGMAPIPQNPSKKVPSTPVTFGSPTGLMVSAKASGQKLAAAKKFVEWSVGEGGADVLAKLTTTPAYINDKITKDFFAADGMATDQESKDAWSKFDMKLEAPVSDATDTVQTLLKTMNSSILTGTSKTDAAINQCQEDVKNQGVLSSE, encoded by the coding sequence ATGAAAGTCTCACGTCCAGTAGGCGCCTTAGCGGCGGTCTCTGCACTCGCAATGCTTCTCGCGGGCTGCGGTGGCGGCGGCGGCAATGCGCAAAAGAGCGGTGCCAGCGATGCAAACGCATTTGATAAGAACGCAAAGACCGAAATCACGATGGGTGGTTGGTCGTTGAAGATGACCCCCGAATTCCAGAAGCTCGTTGATGGTTTCGAAGCGGAATATCCTAACGTCACCATCAAGCTCAAGGAATACAGCGCAGATGATTATGACAAGCAGCTCACCGCTGATATCTCCGCCGGTGCACAGCCTGATGTCTTCCCGCTGAAGAACACCGTCAAATACAATACTTATGCCAAGTCCCAAGGCCTGGCCGATATCAGCGATATCGCCAAGAAGTTTGCCGATCACAAGAACTTTGACGACTCCATGTACAAGACGAAGGACGGCAAGTACTATGCGCTGCCGTATCGCGCCGATCACTGGGTCCTCTTCTATAACAAGGACATGTTCAAGAAGGCCGGCGTGAAGACGCCTGACGCCACTTGGACGTGGAATGACTACACCAAGGCCGGCGAAGAGCTGAAGAAGAAGCTCCCCGATGCCGGATATGACGCCAACACCGTCTATCCGATGTACCAGCACAACTGGCAGTCGGTGGTCCAGTCCTTCGCTCTTGCCCAGGCTGGTCAGCCGGCCGAGAAGACCTATCTCAAGGGCCAATTCGGCTACATGAAGCCTTTCTATGAGCGTGCTTTGAAGTGGCAGAATGAAAAGCTGACCATCGACTATAACACCTCCTTCACCAACAAGGTGCAGTATCAGGCGCAGTTCGGTACTCAGAAGGCCGCCATGATGCCGATGGGCACTTGGTACGCCGCTTCGTTCCTGAGCCAGCAGAAGACTGGCGATGCCCAGAAGTTCGATTGGGGCATGGCTCCGATTCCGCAGAACCCGAGCAAGAAGGTTCCTTCAACTCCAGTCACTTTCGGTAGCCCGACCGGCCTGATGGTTTCGGCTAAGGCCAGTGGTCAGAAGCTCGCAGCGGCCAAGAAGTTCGTTGAATGGTCCGTCGGCGAAGGCGGCGCGGATGTGCTCGCCAAGCTCACCACTACTCCTGCCTACATCAACGACAAGATTACCAAGGACTTCTTCGCGGCTGATGGCATGGCCACCGATCAGGAATCCAAGGACGCTTGGTCCAAGTTCGACATGAAGCTTGAGGCTCCTGTCAGCGACGCCACCGATACGGTTCAGACTCTCCTGAAGACGATGAACTCCTCGATTCTTACCGGCACCTCGAAGACCGACGCGGCCATCAACCAGTGCCAGGAAGATGTCAAGAACCAAGGTGTGCTCAGCAGCGAGTGA
- a CDS encoding glycosyl hydrolase family 30: protein MATASKGQQSSQKDAENFPSSASKAPEQLWTATSGDLSQRREKIATPVPTSEAGDATTVVIDPTRQYQMWEGAGAAITDSSASLLMNSMNAKQRHAILEEMFSPAQGGFSSVRISIGSCDFVSQKYYSYDELPEGIGTDPNLDYFSIGTGQPGAPDATKDLKNIIPVLQEIMAINPAVKVMASPWSPPAWMKTNGKLEGDGRLRLGEYVGNGYRRQDTVDYAYAQYFVKFIAAYASYGIPIASVTMQNEPGNSPQWPMAIWTPEELTKWGSEYLRPCLDATFPDVEIYFGDDGLRFFQRPVTDYMTPAQAQCFAGVAFHTYSGLPKWVLNGTRQFPGWKACMSERRCMLDETVDEASHVMFGEIGTGLVRNNVGLINLWNIALDEQGFPSYAKTRGRRGVITIDSATGKVKRNLEYFMLRNFGQDVRPGSRRVASTNHTPDGRHGGLGSVAFIEPDGRGFAGFLYNPTDKPIEAAVTFGGEGAAWRHVIVPAYGTVTFHLSYSPINVSVAPADDNFKITYTPHPADDHDERIF from the coding sequence ATGGCTACAGCAAGCAAAGGTCAGCAATCGTCGCAAAAGGATGCAGAGAACTTTCCATCTTCTGCGAGTAAAGCACCGGAGCAATTGTGGACAGCAACCAGCGGTGATCTGAGCCAGCGCCGAGAAAAGATCGCAACACCCGTACCTACAAGCGAGGCGGGCGACGCGACCACCGTGGTCATCGATCCGACCCGGCAATACCAGATGTGGGAAGGGGCCGGCGCGGCCATCACCGATTCCAGCGCCTCGCTTCTGATGAACAGCATGAACGCTAAACAGCGTCACGCGATTCTCGAAGAGATGTTCAGCCCCGCTCAGGGCGGCTTCTCGTCGGTGCGTATTTCCATCGGTTCCTGCGATTTCGTAAGCCAAAAGTATTACAGCTACGATGAGCTGCCCGAGGGCATCGGCACAGACCCGAACCTCGATTACTTCTCCATCGGCACCGGTCAGCCCGGTGCGCCGGACGCCACTAAGGATCTCAAAAACATCATCCCCGTACTGCAGGAAATCATGGCCATCAACCCGGCTGTCAAGGTGATGGCCTCGCCGTGGAGCCCGCCGGCCTGGATGAAGACCAATGGCAAGCTCGAAGGCGACGGAAGGCTGCGGCTCGGCGAATACGTGGGCAACGGCTACCGTCGGCAGGACACAGTGGATTATGCCTATGCACAGTATTTCGTGAAATTCATCGCCGCTTATGCAAGCTATGGCATTCCCATCGCCTCCGTGACCATGCAGAACGAGCCCGGCAACTCTCCGCAATGGCCCATGGCCATCTGGACACCCGAGGAATTGACCAAGTGGGGCAGCGAATATTTGCGGCCCTGCCTTGATGCCACGTTCCCAGACGTCGAGATTTACTTCGGCGACGACGGCCTACGCTTCTTCCAGCGCCCAGTGACCGATTACATGACCCCAGCCCAGGCCCAATGCTTCGCCGGCGTGGCGTTCCACACTTACTCCGGCCTGCCCAAGTGGGTACTCAACGGCACACGCCAGTTCCCGGGCTGGAAGGCCTGCATGAGCGAGCGCCGTTGCATGCTCGACGAGACGGTGGACGAGGCCAGCCACGTGATGTTCGGCGAGATCGGCACCGGCTTGGTGCGCAACAACGTCGGACTCATCAACCTGTGGAACATCGCGCTGGACGAACAGGGCTTCCCGAGCTACGCCAAAACGCGCGGGCGCCGCGGGGTCATCACCATCGATTCCGCCACCGGCAAGGTCAAGCGCAACCTCGAGTACTTCATGCTGCGCAACTTCGGCCAGGACGTGCGCCCCGGCTCTCGTCGCGTGGCTTCCACCAACCACACCCCCGACGGACGGCATGGCGGTTTGGGCTCGGTCGCGTTCATCGAGCCGGACGGACGCGGATTCGCCGGGTTCCTTTACAATCCGACCGACAAGCCGATTGAAGCGGCAGTCACTTTTGGTGGCGAAGGCGCGGCCTGGCGACACGTCATCGTCCCCGCCTATGGAACAGTGACCTTCCATCTCTCGTACTCGCCGATCAACGTCAGCGTCGCCCCTGCGGACGATAACTTCAAGATCACCTACACCCCGCACCCCGCCGACGACCACGACGAGCGCATTTTCTAG
- the manD gene encoding D-mannonate dehydratase ManD, protein MAIEKAEVFVTSPGRNFVVLKLTTTDGIVGLGDATLNGRELVAAEYLKTIAPALIGKNEDNIEDMWQYLYKGAYWKRGPVTMAAISAVDVALWDIKGKKLGVPVYDLLGGASRKGILTYAHASGTDLPSLFDSIDMYRDMGFKATRIQYALPGIPSTYGVAASANAQAGEGEKGVRYDYEPARRTSVPVEEVWDARTYLNTIPGVFEEVRNKYGKDLILLHDSHHRLRPIEAARFGKALEPYDLFWMEDTTPAEDNQQFLRLVREHTTTPIAIGEIINSWTDYITLIEEQLIDYVRSAVTHTGGLTHMKKLMAFAELFGVKSGFHGPTDVSPVGMAANLHLDLAIPNFGIQEYMRHSDETLEVFHTSYTFKDGYLHPGNKPGLGVDFDEKLAAKYPYQPAPLPVDRLLDGTMHEW, encoded by the coding sequence ATGGCTATTGAAAAGGCCGAGGTATTTGTCACGAGCCCGGGGCGTAATTTCGTCGTCCTCAAGCTCACGACAACAGACGGGATTGTGGGTCTCGGCGATGCCACGCTCAACGGGCGTGAACTCGTTGCCGCCGAATACTTGAAGACTATCGCTCCTGCCCTCATCGGCAAGAACGAGGACAACATCGAGGACATGTGGCAGTACCTCTACAAGGGTGCCTATTGGAAGCGCGGGCCCGTGACGATGGCTGCCATCTCCGCCGTCGACGTGGCTCTCTGGGACATCAAGGGCAAGAAGCTCGGCGTTCCGGTCTACGACCTGCTGGGCGGTGCGTCACGCAAAGGCATCCTGACCTACGCGCACGCCTCCGGCACCGATCTGCCGAGCCTGTTCGATTCGATTGATATGTATCGAGACATGGGCTTCAAGGCCACGCGTATCCAGTACGCGCTTCCTGGCATCCCTTCAACTTACGGCGTGGCGGCTTCGGCCAACGCACAGGCCGGCGAGGGCGAGAAGGGCGTACGCTACGATTACGAGCCCGCCCGTCGTACCAGCGTTCCGGTCGAGGAAGTCTGGGATGCTCGCACCTACCTCAACACCATCCCCGGTGTCTTCGAGGAAGTGCGCAACAAGTATGGCAAGGACCTGATCCTATTGCACGATTCTCACCACCGCCTGCGCCCGATTGAGGCCGCCCGCTTCGGCAAGGCCCTCGAGCCCTATGACCTCTTCTGGATGGAGGACACCACGCCTGCCGAGGACAATCAGCAGTTCCTGCGCCTGGTGCGCGAGCACACCACCACCCCGATCGCCATCGGCGAGATCATCAACTCCTGGACTGACTACATCACTCTGATCGAGGAGCAGTTGATCGACTACGTGCGCTCGGCCGTCACCCACACGGGCGGCCTCACCCACATGAAGAAGCTCATGGCTTTCGCCGAGCTCTTCGGCGTCAAGTCCGGCTTCCACGGCCCCACCGACGTCTCGCCCGTGGGCATGGCCGCGAACCTGCACCTTGACCTGGCGATTCCGAACTTCGGCATCCAGGAGTATATGAGGCACAGCGACGAGACGCTCGAGGTGTTCCATACTTCGTATACGTTCAAGGATGGCTACCTGCATCCGGGCAACAAGCCGGGCCTCGGCGTCGACTTCGACGAGAAGCTCGCCGCAAAGTACCCCTACCAGCCGGCTCCGCTGCCCGTAGATCGTCTCCTCGACGGCACCATGCACGAGTGGTGA
- a CDS encoding mannitol dehydrogenase family protein — MSTDSVSIPQISREKNGRPAAPEKIIHLGIGNFTRAHQAWYTQHAPDASNWGIAGFTGRGPRMSDLLESQDCVYTLITSGRVGDQFEVISSISSMHSGSDTAALRARFANRNISIVTSTVTEAGYMRNQNGDLDVVNADVASDLQALKADPQADGLKTVPVRMVAGFMARRSAGAGPITVLPCDNLAGNGAAFRKVVEQAIAEVDPSLLDWTRLNVAWATSMVDRITPATTQGDIELVKRVKDWHDAAPVRTEPFHEWVIAGDFPSGRPAWDEAGAVITDDVTPYEERKLWMLNGSHSTLAYCGSLFGYETVADAVADPTLRSWINEWWDLAGQYISVPTAEYRKQLLERFENPNIRHLLMQIASDGSEKLPVRIVPAAKKALKDGKSVVPAARAIAAWILFLIRYSDRLADVNKDKVVSCARACKTSDGSIDRAAVKYVVSYLDRSLGGSSAFVDEVVSQMDEVSVAVAAHLVS; from the coding sequence ATGTCAACAGATAGCGTTTCAATTCCTCAAATCAGCCGTGAAAAGAACGGTCGCCCAGCGGCGCCTGAGAAAATTATCCATTTGGGGATAGGTAATTTCACCCGTGCACATCAGGCTTGGTATACGCAACACGCACCTGATGCCTCAAATTGGGGAATTGCCGGTTTCACCGGTCGTGGGCCGCGGATGTCCGATTTGTTGGAGTCTCAGGATTGCGTATATACCCTGATTACTTCCGGGAGGGTTGGTGACCAATTCGAGGTCATTTCATCGATTTCCTCTATGCATAGCGGTTCGGACACAGCGGCGCTGCGTGCTCGCTTCGCCAACCGCAATATCTCCATCGTCACCTCGACGGTCACCGAGGCTGGCTATATGCGCAACCAGAACGGCGACTTGGATGTTGTCAATGCTGACGTTGCCTCCGACTTGCAGGCTCTGAAAGCGGACCCGCAAGCAGACGGCCTCAAAACCGTCCCTGTGCGTATGGTTGCGGGTTTCATGGCCCGCAGAAGCGCGGGGGCGGGTCCGATCACCGTGCTGCCCTGCGACAATCTTGCGGGCAACGGCGCCGCCTTCCGCAAAGTGGTCGAGCAGGCCATCGCCGAAGTCGATCCGTCCTTGCTGGATTGGACACGTCTCAATGTCGCGTGGGCGACGTCGATGGTTGACCGTATTACACCGGCCACGACACAAGGTGATATCGAACTTGTCAAACGTGTCAAGGATTGGCATGATGCGGCACCGGTGCGTACCGAACCGTTCCACGAATGGGTGATTGCCGGCGACTTCCCGTCGGGACGTCCGGCCTGGGACGAAGCCGGTGCCGTGATTACCGACGACGTCACGCCGTATGAGGAACGCAAGCTGTGGATGCTCAACGGTTCTCATTCGACCTTGGCCTATTGCGGCTCGCTGTTTGGCTATGAGACAGTCGCCGATGCCGTCGCGGATCCGACTCTGCGTTCCTGGATCAACGAATGGTGGGATTTGGCCGGACAATATATCAGCGTGCCCACCGCCGAATATCGCAAGCAATTGCTCGAACGTTTCGAGAACCCGAACATCCGTCATTTGTTGATGCAGATTGCCTCCGATGGAAGCGAGAAGCTGCCTGTCCGTATCGTTCCCGCCGCCAAAAAAGCGCTGAAAGACGGAAAGTCTGTCGTCCCTGCAGCCCGCGCGATTGCAGCGTGGATACTGTTCCTGATTCGCTATAGCGATCGGCTCGCCGATGTCAACAAAGACAAGGTCGTCTCGTGCGCGAGAGCGTGCAAAACGTCCGATGGAAGCATTGACCGCGCGGCTGTGAAATATGTGGTCTCTTATCTTGATCGCAGTCTCGGCGGCTCTTCCGCCTTCGTAGACGAAGTGGTCAGTCAGATGGACGAGGTGAGCGTGGCTGTTGCGGCACATCTAGTGTCGTGA